The proteins below come from a single Podarcis muralis chromosome 8, rPodMur119.hap1.1, whole genome shotgun sequence genomic window:
- the FZD6 gene encoding frizzled-6 has translation MPGKMGIFVLLTLSLILNLTHGHSLFTCEPITIPRCSGMAYNMTFFPNVMGHYDQQTAAARMGDFLPLLNVQCSPDIHAFLCKAFVPACLDQSRVIHPCRSLCERVYSDCKQVINTFGINWNEELECSRLEDCDETAAVTPSLTTKSHDTKKTPGQPRRDYGFWCPRHLQTSSGQGYKFLGIDQCAPPCPNMYFSNHELDVAKSFIGIVSIFCLCATLFTFLTFLIDVKRFRYPERPIIYYSVCYSIVSLVYFLGFVLGNRTACNKVDEKLQLGETVVLGSQNKACTIVFMALYFFTMAGTVWWVILTVTWFLAAGRKWSCEAIEQKAMWFHAIAWGMPGFLTIMLLAMNKVEGDNISGVCFVGLYDLDASRYFVLLPLCLCVFVGLSLLLAGIISLNHVRQVIQNDGRNQEKLKKFMIRIGVFSGLYLVPLVMLLGCYIYEQVYRKIWETTWVYDHCVKFHIPCPYQVKILARPEIILFLMKYLMTLIVGISPVFWVGSKKTCSEWASFFNRNRKRDPISESRRVLQESCEFFLKHNSKAKHKKKHYKSSSHKLKVISKSMGTSTAVTTNHGTSAMAIANHDYLSQDTFTEIKSCPETSEREMEADGTASQKVKEEEFACSEQSALHMLPSPKVALEQLEKRGKADNTQDIASLSESMKRMVEGRTTPRSDLIESLPLQVGHPHLDVSQPGSPKGSVLFAHSSSDSRKAQESGHSSNA, from the exons ATGCCTGGGAAGATGGGTATCTTTGTACTTCTGACTTTGAGCTTAATCTTAAACTTGACACATGGGCATAGCTTATTCACATGTGAACCCATTACTATCCCAAGATGTTCTGGAATGGCCTACAATATGACATTTTTCCCCAATGTGATGGGGCACTATGATCAGCAAACTGCAGCTGCCAGAATGGGG GATTTCCTTCCTCTTCTGAATGTCCAGTGCTCACCAGATATTCATGCATTTCTTTGCAAAGCATTTGTGCCTGCCTGTTTGGATCAATCGCGTGTGATTCACCCATGCCGAAGTCTCTGTGAAAGAGTGTACTCTGACTGTAAACAAGTGATAAACACTTTTGGAATTAATTGGAATGAGGAGCTTGAATGCAGCAG GTTGGAGGATTGTGATGAAACTGCTGCTGTCACTCCTTCTCTCACTACAAAATCTCATGACACTAAGAAGACTCCAGGACAGCCCCGAAGGGATTATGGATTTTGGTGTCCACGTCATCTACAGACCTCCAGTGGCCAAGGCTACAAGTTTTTGGGAATTGATCAGTGTGCACCCCCCTGTCCCAACATGTACTTCAGTAATCATGAGCTAGACGTCGCCAAAAGCTTCATTGGGATTGTTTCAATTTTTTGCCTTTGCGCGACCCTGTTCACATTCCTAACGTTTTTGATTGATGTTAAGCGGTTCAGATATCCAGAGAGGCCAATAATATACTATTCTGTTTGTTACAGCATAGTGTCTCTGGTGTACTTCCTTGGGTTTGTCCTGGGAAACAGAACTGCCTGTAATAAGGTAGATGAAAAACTGCAGCTTGGAGAGACAGTAGTTCTTGGTTCTCAGAACAAAGCCTGCACAATTGTTTTTATGGCTCTGTACTTTTTCACCATGGCTGGAACTGTGTGGTGGGTGATCCTCACAGTCACTTGGTTCCTAGCTGCCGGACGAAAGTGGAGCTGTGAAGCTATTGAGCAAAAGGCAATGTGGTTCCATGCAATTGCCTGGGGCATGCCTGGCTTTCTCACCATTATGCTGCTTGCCATGAACAAAGTGGAAGGTGACAACATCAGCGGTGTTTGTTTCGTTGGCCTCTATGACCTGGATGCTTCCAGATACTTTGTCCTTTTGCCTTTGTGCCTTTGTGTCTTTGTTGGATTGTCTCTCCTCTTAGCAGGCATAATTTCTCTAAATCACGTGCGGCAAGTTATACAGAATGATGGCAGGAATCAAGAAAAGCTGAAGAAATTCATGATTCGAATCGGTGTCTTCAGTGGCTTATACCTGGTACCATTAGTGATGCTCTTGGGATGTTATATCTACGAGCAGGTGTACAGGAAGATCTGGGAAACCACTTGGGTTTATGACCATTGTGTTAAGTTCCATATACCTTGCCCTTATCAG GTCAAGATATTGGCAAGGCCAGAAATAATTTTGTTTCTGATGAAATACCTTATGACTTTAATTGTTGGCATCTCTCCAGTTTTCTGGGTGGGAAGCAAGAAGACTTGCTCAGAATGGGCAAGTTTCTTCAACAGGAATCGCAAAAGAGA TCCAATCAGTGAAAGCCGAAGAGTATTGCAAGAGTCATGTGAATTTTTCTTGAAGCACAACTCTAAAGCGAAGCACAAAAAGAAGCACTACAAATCCAGCTCTCACAAACTGAAGGTGATTTCAAAGTCAATGGGGACCAGTACAGCTGTCACAACCAATCACGGAACTTCTGCCATGGCCATCGCAAACCATGATTACTTAAGCCAAGACACGTTCACTGAGATCAAAAGCTGTCCTGAAACAtctgagagagagatggaagcagatggAACGGCCAGCCAGAAAGTGAAAGAGGAAGAGTTTGCCTGCAGCGAACAAAGTGCACTGCACATGTTACCTAGCCCTAAAGTGGCTTTGGAACAGCTAGAAAAGAGAGGGAAGGCAGACAACACACAGGATATTGCCAGCTTATCTGAAAGCATGAAAAGAATGGTCGAAGGAAG GACAACTCCTAGAAGTGATCTAATTGAATCCCTTCCCCTCCAAGTTGGTCATCCGCACCTTGATGTTTCCCAGCCAGGCAGTCCCAAGGGGTCAGTCTTGTTTGCCCATTCCTCTTCAGATTCAAGGAAAGCTCAGGAGTCTGGTCATAGTTCAAACGCTTAA